Proteins encoded within one genomic window of Microbacterium sp. zg-B185:
- a CDS encoding 2-dehydropantoate 2-reductase, producing the protein MRSVAILGAGAMGRLFAARLAEAGIDVTLVDVDAGLLRDLGDRGVRLEDDAGVREVAVRVSPAHELSGTAQLYVIFTKGMHTRSAVASIAGMAGAGAGVLTLQNGLGNPEIIAEAFPADRIIKGVASLPADAEGTTGVRSLGKGHLDVGAFAAGGEAWAGEVAEVLASAGFDVRLPADIDAAIWEKLAFNTALNVPAALTGLSNAGMDNPPGRRVITRLVDEVLAVAHAQGVSADGARIHAAIDHALVAHADHRASMLQDVIAGRPAEIESIPGAVLERARHAKLPVPVLESFTDALRMAAGGRR; encoded by the coding sequence GTGAGGTCCGTCGCGATCCTGGGCGCCGGGGCGATGGGCCGCCTGTTCGCCGCGCGGCTGGCCGAGGCGGGGATCGACGTGACGCTCGTCGATGTGGATGCCGGACTGCTGCGCGATCTGGGCGACCGAGGCGTCCGCCTCGAAGACGACGCCGGAGTGCGCGAGGTCGCCGTGCGGGTCTCGCCTGCCCACGAGCTGAGCGGCACCGCGCAGCTGTACGTCATCTTCACCAAGGGCATGCACACCCGCTCCGCCGTGGCGTCGATCGCCGGCATGGCAGGCGCGGGCGCCGGCGTGCTCACTCTGCAGAACGGGCTGGGCAACCCGGAGATCATCGCCGAGGCCTTTCCCGCCGATCGGATCATCAAGGGGGTGGCTTCCCTGCCTGCGGATGCCGAGGGCACGACAGGTGTCCGCTCGCTCGGGAAGGGCCATCTCGACGTGGGCGCGTTCGCCGCCGGCGGGGAGGCGTGGGCCGGGGAGGTCGCCGAGGTCCTGGCATCCGCCGGCTTCGATGTCCGGCTCCCCGCCGACATCGACGCGGCGATCTGGGAGAAGCTGGCGTTCAACACCGCCCTGAACGTACCGGCCGCCCTGACCGGCCTGAGCAACGCCGGGATGGACAACCCGCCCGGCCGCCGAGTGATCACCCGCCTCGTGGACGAGGTGCTCGCCGTGGCCCACGCGCAGGGCGTCTCCGCCGACGGTGCGAGGATCCACGCGGCGATCGATCATGCACTCGTCGCGCACGCAGACCACCGTGCCTCCATGCTGCAGGACGTCATCGCGGGCCGCCCCGCCGAGATCGAGTCCATCCCCGGCGCCGTGCTGGAACGAGCCCGGCATGCGAAGCTGCCCGTGCCCGTGCTGGAGTCCTTCACCGATGCGCTGCGCATGGCGGCGGGAGGGCGGCGATGA
- a CDS encoding nuclear transport factor 2 family protein, with protein sequence MTALSAEARGAIGDLNARFAWALDLHDFEALRSILTPDVHYVSVGREFHDVESTIASFRARTATRTTRHGLGNLLLESVADDQVRGRSSWHTFASNDDPPGPGVALFMVADFADLYRRTAQGWRIAERIITPVFRDPALAPGAPASSPS encoded by the coding sequence ATGACGGCGCTCAGCGCGGAGGCGAGGGGCGCGATCGGGGATCTGAACGCGCGCTTCGCGTGGGCGCTGGATCTGCACGATTTCGAGGCGCTGCGCAGCATCCTGACCCCGGACGTGCACTACGTCAGCGTCGGCAGGGAATTCCACGACGTGGAGTCCACCATCGCCTCGTTCCGCGCCAGGACGGCCACCCGCACGACGCGCCACGGACTGGGCAACCTCCTGCTGGAATCCGTGGCGGACGACCAGGTGCGCGGCCGCTCCAGCTGGCACACCTTCGCCAGCAACGACGACCCGCCCGGTCCCGGGGTCGCCCTGTTCATGGTCGCGGATTTCGCCGACCTCTACCGCCGGACTGCGCAGGGGTGGCGGATTGCGGAGCGCATCATCACCCCGGTGTTCCGCGACCCCGCGCTGGCGCCCGGCGCGCCGGCTTCGAGCCCGTCCTGA
- a CDS encoding SDR family oxidoreductase: MQETPRRAIVTGAGSGIGRSVVDALVRRGDIVWGCDVGEAADRDIPGVTMRRCDIADRTAARAFVAEAVAEMGGLDVLVDNVGIGGPTAPIQDISESDWRRVMQVNLDGTFWVTQAAVPALIESRCGAIVVMSSLAGRVGYPQRLAYATSKWGLIGFAKTLALELGEFDVTVNAVLPGAVAGERMQQVLAGRAERSGRSLAQERDAALANQSLKRFVTADEIAGLIAFLTSDAGRSISGQALSIDGDSKGA; encoded by the coding sequence ATGCAGGAAACGCCGCGGCGCGCGATCGTGACCGGTGCCGGAAGCGGCATCGGCCGTTCCGTCGTGGACGCACTCGTGCGTCGAGGGGACATCGTCTGGGGGTGCGATGTCGGCGAAGCCGCCGACCGCGACATTCCCGGCGTGACCATGCGGCGGTGCGACATCGCGGACCGCACGGCGGCGCGCGCGTTCGTGGCAGAAGCGGTCGCGGAGATGGGAGGACTGGACGTCCTGGTCGACAACGTCGGCATCGGCGGTCCCACGGCGCCGATCCAGGACATCTCCGAATCCGACTGGCGTCGCGTCATGCAGGTGAATCTGGACGGCACGTTCTGGGTCACCCAGGCCGCCGTGCCCGCCCTCATCGAATCCCGCTGCGGCGCGATCGTGGTGATGTCATCGCTGGCCGGGCGGGTCGGGTACCCGCAGCGGCTCGCATACGCGACGAGCAAGTGGGGCCTGATCGGTTTCGCCAAGACGCTCGCACTGGAGCTGGGTGAGTTCGATGTCACGGTCAACGCCGTGCTGCCCGGTGCGGTCGCCGGCGAGCGCATGCAGCAGGTGCTGGCCGGACGGGCCGAGCGCAGCGGGCGGTCGCTCGCGCAGGAGCGGGATGCCGCGCTGGCGAACCAGTCCCTGAAGCGTTTCGTCACCGCAGACGAGATCGCGGGCCTGATCGCATTCCTGACCTCCGATGCGGGGCGGTCGATCAGCGGCCAGGCGTTGTCCATCGACGGCGATTCCAAAGGAGCCTGA
- a CDS encoding DUF3237 domain-containing protein gives MDAPTPGLEPAFDVDATLGPLQDHGMTRAGHRRVIPIAGGTVRGLFDAEILPGGADWQVVRPDGSVDIDTRYTARTPQGEFVHLRTSGVRSGDPAVLEALLRGDAVDPSRYYFRVAVYLETSAPRLLHLQSAIFVASAIRAADAVRYRAYRVT, from the coding sequence ATGGATGCACCGACGCCCGGACTGGAACCGGCATTCGACGTGGACGCGACATTGGGTCCGCTGCAGGATCACGGCATGACCCGTGCCGGGCACCGCCGGGTCATCCCGATCGCCGGCGGTACCGTGCGCGGACTCTTCGACGCCGAGATACTTCCTGGCGGCGCCGACTGGCAGGTCGTGCGGCCCGACGGATCCGTCGACATCGACACCCGCTACACCGCCCGGACTCCGCAGGGCGAGTTCGTGCATCTGCGCACGTCGGGGGTGCGCAGCGGCGACCCGGCCGTCCTGGAGGCGCTCCTGCGAGGGGATGCCGTCGACCCGAGTCGCTACTACTTCCGGGTGGCGGTGTACCTGGAGACCTCGGCGCCGCGCCTGCTCCACCTGCAGAGCGCGATCTTCGTCGCCTCGGCGATCCGCGCAGCCGACGCGGTCCGGTACCGCGCCTACCGCGTCACGTAG
- a CDS encoding NAD(P)-dependent oxidoreductase yields the protein MDDKTLQVGFVGLGMMGTPMSRNLARAGVGLRVYDADADRTRTVASELGVAGVVDPAELAACDVIVTMLPTSAIVRSVFLDGDGALRIPLRQGTVVVDMSSSDPTETVATGRALAAFGVRLVDAPVSGGVPRAADGTLAIMMGADDEDAAALAERVVEPMSRSVYRTGGLGTGDAMKALNNFVAGAAFAATSEALIAGRQFGLDPQLMIDILNDSTGQSFSSTHVFGPHVVAEKYASGFSLPLITKDIRIARDLQRGMGRDAPVCEAVASSFEDALDALGGVDHTAAYRFWSGETR from the coding sequence GTGGATGACAAGACTCTTCAGGTGGGCTTCGTGGGTCTCGGGATGATGGGCACACCCATGTCACGCAATCTCGCGCGCGCCGGGGTCGGCCTCCGCGTCTACGACGCGGACGCCGACCGCACCCGGACCGTGGCATCCGAGCTCGGTGTCGCCGGGGTCGTGGACCCGGCGGAGCTGGCCGCGTGCGACGTGATCGTCACCATGCTCCCCACCAGCGCGATCGTGCGGTCCGTGTTCCTGGACGGCGACGGTGCACTGCGGATCCCGCTGCGCCAGGGGACCGTGGTGGTCGACATGAGCTCATCCGACCCCACCGAGACCGTGGCGACCGGGCGTGCGCTTGCCGCCTTCGGTGTCCGCCTGGTCGATGCCCCGGTCTCCGGAGGTGTGCCCCGGGCGGCCGACGGGACGTTGGCGATCATGATGGGCGCCGACGACGAGGATGCCGCGGCCCTGGCCGAACGGGTGGTGGAGCCGATGAGCCGGTCTGTGTACCGCACCGGCGGGCTGGGCACGGGCGACGCGATGAAGGCGCTGAACAACTTCGTGGCCGGCGCCGCGTTCGCCGCCACGTCGGAGGCACTGATCGCGGGACGGCAGTTCGGCCTGGACCCGCAGCTGATGATCGACATCCTCAACGATTCGACGGGCCAGAGCTTCTCATCGACGCACGTCTTCGGGCCGCACGTCGTCGCTGAGAAGTACGCCAGCGGCTTCTCCCTGCCCCTGATCACGAAGGACATCCGCATCGCGCGCGACCTGCAGCGCGGCATGGGGCGCGATGCGCCGGTGTGCGAGGCGGTAGCGTCGAGCTTCGAGGACGCGCTGGACGCCCTCGGGGGCGTGGACCACACCGCGGCATACCGCTTCTGGAGCGGCGAGACGCGCTGA
- a CDS encoding VOC family protein, protein MSDSSRHELAHLGHHALLTPKPDETLAYFVDLLGMDEVAHHNGSHYLRSFGDYERWSLKITPAEHAGLEYASWRTASAAALDRRVAWLEANGHPGAWVDQDLNAGREYEFRDPDGHAFRLYFNTEGYDAPEGKRPVIPVNFQAYVGRGANVRHVDHLNLLARDVRANREFWERGFGLRTFEIIELPDGAEAGAWMSATIQGHELIYTQERTSGSGRLHHFAYLVDTREEVLRAAEIFADARIYIEAGPSRHTAIQGFYLYTREPGGNRIEVANGGYLVFAPDREPYVWTAEEWATKPGWGAPIPPEFHIYGTPDVAQ, encoded by the coding sequence GTGTCCGATTCATCCCGTCACGAACTCGCCCATCTCGGCCACCATGCGCTGCTGACACCGAAACCCGACGAGACGCTGGCCTACTTCGTCGATCTGCTGGGCATGGACGAGGTGGCCCACCACAACGGGTCGCACTACCTGCGCTCGTTCGGCGACTATGAACGGTGGAGTCTGAAGATCACACCCGCCGAGCACGCCGGCCTGGAATACGCCTCGTGGCGGACGGCGAGCGCGGCGGCGCTGGACCGCCGCGTCGCCTGGCTCGAGGCGAACGGCCACCCGGGCGCCTGGGTCGACCAGGATCTGAACGCAGGACGCGAGTACGAGTTCCGCGATCCGGACGGCCACGCATTCCGGCTGTACTTCAACACCGAAGGCTACGACGCGCCCGAGGGCAAACGTCCCGTGATCCCGGTGAACTTCCAGGCGTACGTCGGCCGCGGCGCGAACGTGCGGCATGTCGACCATCTCAATCTGCTGGCCCGGGACGTCCGCGCCAACCGCGAGTTCTGGGAGCGGGGCTTCGGTCTGCGAACCTTCGAGATCATCGAACTGCCCGACGGGGCGGAGGCGGGCGCCTGGATGAGCGCCACGATCCAGGGTCACGAGCTGATCTACACGCAGGAGCGCACCAGCGGCTCCGGGAGGCTCCATCACTTCGCCTACCTGGTCGACACCCGCGAGGAGGTGCTGCGCGCCGCGGAGATCTTCGCCGACGCCCGCATCTACATCGAGGCCGGCCCGTCCCGGCACACCGCCATCCAGGGTTTCTACCTCTATACGCGCGAGCCCGGGGGCAACCGCATCGAGGTCGCCAACGGGGGGTATCTCGTCTTCGCCCCCGACCGTGAGCCCTACGTGTGGACGGCCGAGGAGTGGGCCACGAAGCCGGGGTGGGGCGCGCCCATCCCGCCGGAGTTCCACATCTACGGCACGCCCGATGTCGCACAGTGA
- a CDS encoding alpha-hydroxy acid oxidase, whose translation MSPRRAVPSIREVARMVRLGEGPPRRSVRSAADIADLRERARRRLPGPVFDYLDGAAGNEVASVRNRDAFDRVRLVSRVLRDVSVVDTTTDMLGRPAAAPVILGPIGLTRVFHPEGEAAVARVAAAHGIPAALSTMASTSPEAFAQAAPALDRWFQLYLWRDRGAARTIIERARRAGFRVLMLTVDVPVAGERLRDVRAGLQFPPSVPLRTAIGFARHPRWVWRVLTSEPIGFATGGGPRGDFVAQTNALLDPAVTFRDLEWLRSLWEGPIVVKGVLSPADAVALREHGMDGLVVSNHGGRQLEGAIAPAEALPAIRAAVGPDMFVAVDGGIRSGAHVAAALALGADAALIGRAYLYGLAAGGEAGVDQALRILESGLRRTLALLGAASTGEVTGGMARVDSRLRTPAEGHQSRFGVRSSG comes from the coding sequence ATGAGCCCCCGCCGTGCGGTGCCGTCGATCCGCGAGGTGGCGCGGATGGTGCGGCTGGGCGAGGGTCCCCCGCGCCGGTCCGTCCGATCCGCGGCGGACATCGCCGACCTGCGCGAGCGGGCGCGCCGGCGGCTGCCCGGACCGGTCTTCGACTATCTGGACGGCGCCGCCGGCAACGAGGTCGCCTCCGTTCGCAACCGCGACGCCTTCGACCGGGTGCGACTGGTCTCGCGCGTCCTCCGCGACGTCAGCGTCGTGGACACCACGACGGACATGCTCGGACGTCCCGCCGCCGCACCCGTCATCCTCGGACCCATCGGTCTGACCCGCGTGTTCCACCCGGAAGGCGAGGCGGCGGTCGCGCGGGTCGCCGCGGCCCATGGCATCCCGGCGGCGCTGTCCACCATGGCCTCGACCTCGCCCGAGGCCTTCGCGCAGGCGGCGCCCGCGCTGGACCGCTGGTTCCAGCTGTACCTCTGGCGCGACCGGGGCGCCGCACGGACGATCATCGAGCGGGCCCGCCGGGCGGGCTTCCGGGTGCTCATGCTCACCGTGGATGTGCCGGTCGCGGGAGAGCGGCTGCGGGACGTCCGCGCCGGATTGCAGTTCCCGCCGAGCGTGCCCCTGCGCACCGCGATCGGGTTCGCGCGCCACCCGCGCTGGGTCTGGCGGGTCCTCACCTCGGAGCCGATCGGCTTCGCGACCGGCGGTGGACCGCGCGGGGATTTCGTCGCCCAGACCAACGCACTGCTGGATCCGGCCGTGACCTTCCGCGACCTGGAATGGCTGCGGAGCCTGTGGGAGGGCCCCATCGTGGTGAAGGGGGTGCTGTCCCCCGCCGACGCCGTGGCGCTGCGCGAGCACGGGATGGACGGACTGGTGGTCTCCAACCACGGCGGGCGTCAGCTGGAAGGCGCGATCGCACCGGCTGAAGCGCTGCCGGCGATCCGTGCGGCCGTCGGACCGGACATGTTCGTCGCGGTGGACGGCGGCATCCGTTCCGGCGCGCACGTCGCCGCAGCGCTCGCCCTCGGCGCGGATGCCGCCCTGATCGGCCGGGCGTATCTGTACGGACTGGCCGCCGGCGGCGAAGCGGGCGTCGACCAGGCGCTGAGGATCCTCGAGTCCGGGCTGCGCCGGACCCTCGCGTTGCTGGGTGCCGCCTCGACGGGTGAGGTGACCGGCGGGATGGCCCGGGTGGATTCCCGTCTCCGCACTCCCGCGGAGGGGCATCAGAGTCGATTCGGAGTGCGCAGCTCGGGATGA
- a CDS encoding FAD-linked oxidase C-terminal domain-containing protein translates to MTSGVDGPPIPDDLSDRRTRVRAELGRMLHGRLLLHPDQIAPYARDASVARPEGPAAAVVEAADTADIVTTLRWAHHARVPVSVRGSGTGTAGGAVAYPGGIVVSTAAMNRILSIDPVDRIAVVEPGVITADLDAAARAHGLFFAPDPASARHCTVGGNIATNAGGLRALAHGVTRESVAALQVVLADGRALRTGSRTRKNVTGLDLTSLFVGSEGTLGVITEATVFLAPVPRGTSCSFRASFASLTAAADAVGAISRGPLVPEVLELLDASSVRMIEAYRAGDLRTDGVSALLVGQTVGPSARAAAESMVALCLSEGATDASIAEGEELLDARRLAHPALTAHGLRMGCDVAIPLGALAAVLAGIQEIARRHDRAIATVAHAGDGNLHPTVEAEDTPDGYAAAKAVVHAITRLALSVGGVVTGEHGVGSVKYEEMTWQLDPVALDTQRRIKAALDPRAILTPGRGL, encoded by the coding sequence ATGACATCCGGTGTGGACGGGCCGCCGATTCCCGACGATCTCTCGGACCGGCGCACCCGCGTGCGCGCCGAACTGGGACGGATGCTGCACGGCCGTCTCCTGCTGCACCCGGACCAGATCGCGCCGTACGCCCGGGACGCGTCGGTCGCGCGGCCCGAAGGACCGGCGGCGGCCGTGGTGGAGGCGGCCGACACCGCCGACATCGTGACCACACTGCGCTGGGCGCATCACGCGCGGGTGCCCGTGTCCGTCCGCGGGAGCGGGACGGGAACGGCCGGCGGCGCCGTCGCCTACCCGGGCGGGATCGTCGTGTCGACCGCGGCGATGAACCGCATCCTCTCCATCGATCCGGTCGACCGTATCGCCGTCGTCGAACCGGGAGTGATCACCGCCGACCTCGACGCGGCGGCTCGCGCCCACGGACTGTTCTTCGCCCCCGATCCGGCCAGCGCCCGGCACTGCACCGTGGGGGGGAACATCGCCACCAACGCCGGCGGGCTGCGTGCGCTGGCCCACGGGGTCACCCGCGAGTCGGTCGCCGCTCTGCAGGTCGTGCTCGCCGACGGCAGAGCGCTGCGGACGGGTTCCCGCACCCGCAAGAACGTCACCGGGCTGGATCTGACGAGCCTGTTCGTCGGCTCGGAGGGAACGCTCGGCGTGATCACCGAGGCCACCGTCTTCCTCGCCCCCGTGCCGCGGGGCACGTCCTGTTCGTTCCGCGCGTCCTTCGCCTCGCTCACCGCAGCCGCCGACGCCGTCGGCGCGATCTCCCGCGGGCCGCTGGTGCCCGAGGTGCTGGAACTGCTGGACGCGAGCAGCGTCCGGATGATCGAGGCGTACCGCGCGGGTGACCTGCGCACCGACGGCGTCTCCGCCCTCCTGGTGGGGCAGACCGTCGGCCCGTCCGCCCGCGCGGCCGCCGAGAGCATGGTGGCGCTGTGCCTGAGTGAGGGAGCGACGGACGCCTCGATCGCAGAGGGCGAGGAGCTCCTCGACGCACGGCGGCTCGCCCATCCTGCCCTGACCGCGCACGGGCTGCGGATGGGATGCGACGTCGCGATCCCCCTGGGAGCGTTGGCCGCGGTCCTCGCCGGCATCCAGGAGATCGCGCGCCGCCATGACCGCGCAATCGCGACCGTCGCGCATGCGGGCGACGGAAACCTCCACCCGACGGTCGAGGCGGAGGACACCCCGGACGGATACGCCGCCGCGAAGGCGGTGGTGCACGCGATCACCCGGCTGGCCCTGTCGGTGGGGGGCGTGGTGACCGGAGAGCACGGTGTCGGATCGGTGAAGTATGAGGAGATGACCTGGCAGCTGGACCCGGTCGCATTGGACACGCAGCGCAGGATCAAAGCCGCCCTGGATCCCCGGGCGATTCTGACCCCGGGCCGCGGACTATAA
- a CDS encoding fumarylacetoacetate hydrolase family protein: MRFGTIEDGEGSAVVVQSAPDEAVAMPYPDLDTMLGAPESEWRAGAAAALESGERRSAASLTWLPPVRRPGKVLCVALNNSANPDRIMRGPSTPAMFVKPSSSLVGHNRPIVIKDAYGRVHPEPELAVIIGRGGTDIAAGDALTHVFGYTIINDLTSPTMRDADTFHYRAIHPDPDSPDGIRYVDSWVSYPARYKGSDTFGPLGPWVTTRDEIPDPHALRITCSHEGTLVTDDNTANLRFSVSEVISFASQYLTLEVGDVIAMGTALKRSARGGAVQNVDLARLGGLIEVSIEGIGTLSNPVLKR, encoded by the coding sequence ATGAGATTCGGGACGATCGAGGACGGCGAGGGATCAGCAGTCGTCGTGCAATCCGCGCCGGACGAGGCGGTGGCGATGCCGTATCCAGACCTGGACACGATGCTGGGGGCACCGGAATCGGAGTGGCGGGCCGGCGCGGCGGCGGCGTTGGAATCCGGTGAGCGCCGGTCGGCGGCATCCCTGACGTGGCTGCCCCCGGTGCGGCGACCGGGAAAGGTGCTGTGCGTCGCCCTCAACAACAGCGCCAACCCGGACCGGATCATGCGCGGCCCGTCCACCCCGGCGATGTTCGTCAAGCCGTCGTCCTCGCTGGTGGGGCACAACCGCCCCATCGTGATCAAGGACGCCTACGGGCGGGTGCATCCCGAACCCGAGCTGGCGGTGATCATCGGGCGAGGCGGGACGGACATCGCAGCGGGGGACGCCCTGACGCACGTCTTCGGCTACACGATCATCAACGACCTGACCTCGCCGACCATGCGGGACGCGGACACCTTCCACTACCGGGCGATCCATCCCGACCCGGACAGCCCCGACGGCATCCGTTATGTGGACAGCTGGGTGAGTTATCCCGCCCGCTACAAGGGGTCCGATACCTTCGGTCCGCTCGGACCGTGGGTCACGACGCGCGATGAGATCCCGGATCCGCACGCGCTCCGGATCACCTGCTCGCACGAGGGCACGCTCGTCACCGACGACAACACGGCGAATCTGCGGTTCAGCGTGTCCGAGGTGATCTCCTTCGCCTCGCAGTACCTGACGCTGGAGGTCGGCGACGTGATCGCGATGGGGACGGCGCTGAAGCGGTCCGCCCGCGGCGGCGCGGTGCAGAACGTGGATCTGGCGCGTCTGGGCGGACTCATCGAGGTGTCGATCGAGGGGATCGGCACCCTGTCCAACCCGGTCCTCAAGCGATGA
- a CDS encoding NAD(P)-dependent oxidoreductase: MTRIGFTGVGAMGAPIVRNLLSAGHDVKIWGRSPAALEPLLEAGATRADELADVADQDVVLGCLLDGTAIEEVYLGGLLRHARPGQLFADHGTYSPLLAERVAAAFAERGAYYLDAPVSGGPMGAAAGTLVCAVGGDAAGVDQLRPIAEAYTQRVAHLGGPGRGLALKLINNFLVSINFVAAAETAWLIERLGLDPASAQAILYGGLADGATLRQGLTKALAHDYEAGGMPLGGLVEVQRNIAELLESVDFRSGLFPYTREVFTTASESEFAQHPSALTRWIPGAPD, encoded by the coding sequence ATGACGAGGATCGGCTTCACCGGCGTCGGAGCGATGGGTGCGCCGATCGTGCGCAATCTGCTCTCCGCCGGCCATGACGTGAAGATCTGGGGGCGCTCCCCGGCGGCGCTGGAGCCGCTGCTCGAGGCGGGGGCCACGCGTGCTGACGAGCTCGCAGACGTGGCCGACCAGGATGTGGTCCTGGGGTGTCTGCTGGACGGCACGGCGATCGAGGAGGTCTATCTCGGCGGGCTGCTCCGCCACGCGCGACCGGGACAGCTCTTCGCCGATCACGGCACGTATTCACCGCTGCTGGCCGAGCGGGTCGCCGCGGCATTCGCGGAGCGCGGCGCGTACTACCTGGACGCGCCCGTCTCGGGTGGACCGATGGGCGCCGCGGCGGGCACCCTGGTCTGCGCGGTGGGCGGCGACGCCGCGGGCGTCGACCAGCTGCGCCCGATCGCCGAGGCCTACACGCAGCGCGTGGCCCATCTCGGCGGCCCCGGTCGCGGGCTCGCCCTCAAGCTCATCAACAACTTCCTCGTCTCGATCAACTTCGTCGCCGCTGCCGAGACCGCTTGGCTCATCGAACGACTCGGGCTGGATCCGGCATCCGCACAGGCCATCCTGTACGGCGGTCTCGCCGACGGCGCCACACTGCGGCAGGGCCTGACCAAGGCGCTCGCGCACGACTACGAGGCGGGCGGGATGCCGCTCGGCGGCCTGGTCGAGGTGCAGCGCAACATCGCCGAGCTCCTGGAGAGCGTGGACTTCCGCTCCGGCCTGTTCCCCTACACGCGGGAGGTGTTCACCACCGCGTCCGAGAGCGAGTTCGCCCAGCACCCGTCGGCGCTGACGAGGTGGATCCCCGGCGCACCGGACTGA
- a CDS encoding dihydroxy-acid dehydratase, translated as MSQEHIHRLDGRIFGDPGADGMVHRAFLRAEGYSAEQVRRHPIIGICTSWSELNPCNSGFRELAAAVKRGVEVAGGLALEFPTISVSEPFSRPSSMYLRNLLAIDVEETVLASPIDGVVLLGGCDKTVPAVLMGAISAGTPAVLVTGGPRPVACWKGAPTTVEAQWDIIDRRRVGELSDEDWAEFEGVIHAGPGTCNVMGTATTMAAIGELLGFALPGSALAPAAAPERQSIAEASGRLIVQVVSGGIAPRARITMASLENAVRVTCALGGSTNALIHLEAIAGRAGLRIGQERLREWSSSTPFITDVKPNGRALLSELDAAGGVPAVAAGIRHLLHEQELTADGRSWGDVFDGVAPRIGDGPIADPAEPLTPDGGICVLRGSLAPNGAVMKLAGAATGKRRHRGRAIVFDGVADMWSKIDREDLDVDADSVLVLRGVGVQGGPGMPEVGHVPIPAKLVRLGVADMLRVTDARMSGTSSGSVVLHVSPEAAVGGPLAYVRDGDEIELDTHAGRLDLLVPPGELAARRPVTVGIAPPRRGWGRLYAEHALQPDEGCDFDFLVDEDLREREAR; from the coding sequence ATGTCCCAGGAACACATACATCGGCTCGATGGGCGGATCTTCGGGGATCCGGGCGCGGACGGCATGGTGCATCGCGCGTTCCTGCGCGCCGAGGGGTACAGCGCCGAGCAGGTGCGCCGGCATCCCATCATCGGGATCTGCACGAGCTGGAGCGAGCTGAATCCGTGCAATTCGGGTTTCCGGGAGCTCGCCGCCGCTGTCAAGCGCGGCGTCGAGGTCGCCGGGGGGCTGGCACTGGAATTCCCGACGATCTCGGTGAGCGAGCCGTTCAGCCGGCCCTCCTCGATGTACCTGCGCAACCTCCTCGCGATCGACGTCGAAGAGACGGTCCTGGCGTCGCCGATCGACGGCGTCGTGCTTCTGGGCGGGTGCGACAAGACGGTTCCGGCGGTGCTGATGGGCGCGATCAGCGCGGGCACGCCGGCGGTGCTGGTCACGGGCGGGCCACGGCCGGTCGCCTGCTGGAAGGGCGCACCGACGACCGTCGAGGCGCAATGGGACATCATCGACCGACGTCGGGTGGGCGAGCTCAGCGACGAGGACTGGGCGGAATTCGAGGGAGTCATCCACGCCGGCCCCGGCACCTGCAACGTCATGGGCACCGCGACGACCATGGCCGCGATCGGCGAGCTGCTCGGCTTCGCACTGCCCGGTTCCGCCCTCGCGCCCGCCGCGGCGCCCGAGCGTCAGTCGATCGCCGAGGCCAGCGGCCGGCTGATCGTGCAGGTCGTCTCGGGGGGCATCGCACCTCGAGCGCGGATCACCATGGCGTCCCTCGAGAACGCGGTGCGGGTGACCTGCGCCCTCGGCGGATCGACGAACGCGCTCATCCATCTCGAAGCGATCGCCGGTCGGGCGGGCCTGCGGATCGGACAGGAACGGCTCCGGGAATGGTCCAGCTCGACGCCCTTCATCACGGACGTCAAGCCGAACGGACGCGCGCTGCTCAGCGAGCTGGACGCCGCGGGCGGGGTCCCGGCTGTCGCTGCGGGCATACGCCACCTGCTGCACGAGCAGGAGCTCACCGCGGACGGGCGCAGCTGGGGTGACGTGTTCGACGGGGTCGCGCCCCGGATCGGCGACGGCCCGATCGCCGATCCGGCTGAACCCCTCACTCCGGACGGCGGAATATGCGTGTTGCGCGGGTCACTCGCGCCGAACGGCGCCGTCATGAAGTTGGCCGGCGCCGCTACCGGCAAACGTCGTCACCGCGGAAGGGCGATCGTGTTCGACGGTGTCGCGGACATGTGGTCCAAGATCGACCGCGAAGACCTGGACGTCGACGCGGACTCCGTGCTCGTGCTCCGCGGCGTGGGCGTCCAGGGCGGCCCCGGCATGCCGGAGGTGGGGCACGTGCCCATCCCCGCCAAACTCGTCCGGCTCGGCGTCGCCGACATGCTGCGCGTGACGGACGCCCGGATGAGCGGCACCTCCAGCGGCAGCGTCGTCCTGCACGTCTCTCCCGAAGCCGCGGTCGGCGGCCCGTTGGCGTACGTGCGCGATGGCGATGAGATCGAACTGGACACGCACGCCGGCCGGCTGGACCTGCTGGTGCCGCCCGGCGAACTGGCCGCGCGCCGGCCGGTGACGGTGGGCATCGCACCGCCGCGGCGTGGCTGGGGCCGTTTGTACGCCGAGCATGCGCTCCAGCCCGACGAGGGCTGCGACTTCGATTTCCTCGTGGACGAGGATCTCCGCGAGCGGGAGGCCCGGTGA